In Thermodesulfobacteriota bacterium, the genomic stretch AGATGGACTTTTTCAGCAGCCTGCTAAAAAAGCGGCTTGCCGGTCATCTCCGAGGGCTGGGGCAGTCCCATGAGCTTAAGGATGGTCGGAGCGACGTCGTCAAGCCCGCCGTGCTTGAGCCTCGTCCCCTTCATATCGGGGTCAACCAGTATGAACGGCGCAAGGTTCGTGGTGTGGGCCGTGTGGACCTCTCCCGAAGACTGGTCTTTCATCTGCTCGGCATTGCCGTGGTCGGCGGTTATCAATACCGACCAGCCGTTTTCAATGGCCGCCCCGGCCACGATGCCCAGGGCCCGATCCACCGCCTCGCAGGCCTTGATCGCGGCGTCCAGGACCCCGGTGTGTCCCACCATGTCGCAGTTCGCGAAGTTCATGAGCATGAAGGAATAGCGCCCCTCCCGTATCTTCATGGCCGCGGCCTCGGCTATCTCAAGGGCCCGCATCTCCGGCTTCTTGTCGTAAGTCGGCACGTCCTGCGCCGACGGGATAAGGAGCCTCTCCTCCCCCTCGAACGGCTCTTCCCTTCCGCCGTTGAAGAAAAAGGTCACGTGGGCGTACTTCTCGGTCTCTGAGACCCTGAACTGCCTGAGCCCGCTTGAGGAGAGAACGTCCGCGAGTATGTTCCTTAGCGCCTGCGGCGCGAACAGGACCGGAAGCCCGAGCCTCTGGTCGTACTCGGTCATGCAGACGAACCTCGAAAGGGCAGGCCTCGCCTTCCTCTCGAAGCCGGTAAAGCCGTCGTCCACGAAGGCCCTTGTTATCTCCCTTGCCCTGTCCGACCTGAAATTGAAGAAGAGGACGGCATCTCCGTCCGAGACCGGGGCCACGGGCCTTCCTTCCCGGACCAGCACCGTAGGCTGGACGAACTCGTCCGTCTCCTCCCTCGCGTAAGCCGCCTTCACTGCTTCGAGAGGGTCTTCGGCGGCCGCCCCCATCCCCCCGGCAATCGCGTCATACGCCTTCTTTACGCGCTCCCACCTGTTGTCACGGTCCATCGCGTAATACCTGCCGCACACTGTGGCCACCCTGGCAGGCGAGTTGCTTTTCGCAAGGTACGAAAGGAGCGACTCCATGTAGGCGGCGCCGCTCGAAGGAGGGGTGTCCCTGCCGTCGAGTATAGCGTGTATAAAGACCCTCTCAACGCCCTTTCTCCTGAAGATGTCCAGAAGGCCGAAGAGGTGCTCGATATGGCTGTGCACCCCGCCGTCCGAGAGGAGGCCAATGAGATGGAGCGCGCCGCCACTCCGTTTCAGTCCGCTTGCGAGCTCGTCGATCATGGGGCGGGATTCAAGCTCGCCTTCCTTTATGGCCTTTGATATCCTCACGAGTTCCTGGTATACGACCCTGCCCGCGCCCATTGTGAGATGGCCGACCTCGGAATTCCCCATCTGCCCCTCCGGGAGGCCCACTGAAAACCCGGAGGTGTCTATCGTCGATACGGGATATTCCCGGACCAGGCGGTCATAATTGGGGGTCGAGGCCAGGAGCACGGCGTTCGAGTCGTTGTCCTGGTTAATGCCCCATCCGTCCAGCACGATCAGGCAGACCTTTTTCAATCCGGTTCTCCTGCTTTTTTTTGAAAGGGGAATAAACAGAGCACGGTCAGGCGGCATGACGGCCCCGGTCAAGTCGCCCGCGAATGGCCGCCATCAGCTCCGCCTGATGTGGCGGGACTTTGAAGGGCTCAGAAGAGCTTTCTCAGGGCCGGCGCCCTGTGCTGGGATTCCAACCCCCTCATTACAAGTGTATCCCACTCCCCGCAAGAGGTACACCTGGCCTTCCATGAGACCACATCGGAGCCGCACCCGGAGCACCTGAAATGAGGGCTGTACTCCCTGTCAAGCCCGAGCGCCCTGTGGAAGAGGTGCGCGGCCCTGCCACCCTGCTTGCGCCTGAGATAGGCCTCGCCAAGGAGCACCGAATGGTAAAAGCCTTCCTCGCCCTCGTTCTGGAGCCTTTCGAGCTCTTCTATGGCGTTGTCGACCATCTCGAGCCTCAGGTAAAGGCGTGCCAGCAGGAGCCTCATATTGGGCCCGTTCGAATGCGTGAGTATCTCCTTATTATACCTTTCGAGTATCCTCTCCGGGGCCGATTCCTTTATGCAGAGGTCTTCGAGCTTGAGGATGATCGGTTCGGGCGTGCTGAACCTGGCGAGCGCCTTCTCCCATACCTTTGCGGCGCTCGCAGAGCTCCCCTGCCTGTCGAGCACCTCTCCGAGGAGGATATGCCCGGGTAGGAACTTGTCGTCGTTCTTCAACGCCTCTTTTACCCTGACGAGCGCCTCGGTAAGCCTCCCCTCGTTCATGGACACGCATGCCGACTCGTAAAGGAGCCCCGTAAGGAGCTTTTTCTCCTTTTTCCTGAGTTCCTCGTTCCTTTCGGAATCCATGACCTTCTTCTGCAGCTCCGCCGCATCGGACCAGAGGGCCTCCCTTGTCCTCAGGTCCCTCAATTTCCTTAATGCGTAGAGGTTGCCCGGGTCGAGCTTCACGACCTCCTCCAGGGCCTTGGCCGCCCTCTGCGCGTCCCCGGATTCGGTCGCGCAACGGGCAAGCGAGCTCAATACGCCTATGGAGGAAGGGTTGTTGAGGAACCCCTTCTCAAGCACCTTGACCGCCTCCCTGGGCCTGTCCTCCCTCATGTATGTCTCGGCGAGGCTTATTATCATGCCGGTCTCGTTCGGCTTTGCGGCGTGGGCCTTCTCGAAAAGCTCCCTTGCGGAAGAGGTATCGCCCTTCACAAGGAGCTCGGCCCCTTTTCTATAATTCTCGTCGGCCTGCGCAAGGAGCTTCTTCTCCTTCCGCTCCTTCATCTCCTTAAGGGCCCTCCTTGCGTCGGCCACGAGCGAATTCAGGACCGCAAGCACGACGCCAGCGAGGAAGCCGAAAAAGACGAGGAGGGCGGCCGGGAGCGCGTAGGTGTACTCGCTCGTTACGACGAAGGTGACGATGCCGGGGTTCTTGGTATGTAGATAGAAGAACGCCCCCAGGACGAGTATGATTACTACGAGGAGTACCTTGGTGTACATCTGCCGCCGCTTCTTCCTTTGTTCAGTCAACTCTAACTCTAAAAATCGACCTTTTCCCCGGGCTCCGCGTGGCTACGGGATAAAAATGCTCGCATATCAGCATGATGCTCCGCTTTTTATTCCCGGCTTCCCTTGGATTGCAGGAAAAACCAAAATTTTCAGAAGTTGCCTTCAGTGCGAGTAGGGTTCGTTCCGCATTATGGTGAAGCCCCTGTAGACCTGCTCGTACAGGACAAGCCTCGCGAGGTCATGGGGCAGCGTCATCGACGAAAGCGAAAGCACCATTTGAGACCTGTCGTATACGTCCTTGTGGAGGCCCCACGCGCCGCCCACTATGAAGACCAGCCTTTTCCTGCCCGAGGACATGATGCCGGAGAGGAACTCCGCGAGGCCCGCGGAAGTCATTCCGGTCCCCGTGTCGGCGAGCGAGACGACATAATCGCCGGGCATGAGCTTCGCGATTATCCTCTGCCCCTCGCCCCTTGCCACGTCCTCCCTGGGCGCCTTGGCCGGGGCCTTCTCGTCCTTTACCTCCACGGCCTCGACGGGCGCGTATCTCCGTATCCTTTTAAGATATTCCGCTGCGGCTTCCCTCAGGCTCTCCTTCTTCATCCGGCCCACGGAGATGAAAACTATCTTCAAGGCGCCACCGGCCTAACCGCCCTTTTTACCCGGCCCTTTTTTGCCGCCCTTTGCGCCGGGTTTCGCCGCGCCGGAAAGCTTCAATTTATCCGCGACCTCCGTGGCCGGCGCCTCGGCCCACAGCCCTTCGAGGTCGTAGAAAGACCTTATATGCTCGAGGAAGACATGGACCACGACGTCGTTATAGTCCATGAGCGCCCACTTCCCTTCGGCTGCGCCTTCAATGCCGAGAGGCCGCTCTCCGGCCTTCCTGAGCCCCTCTTCCACGGCATTGACTATGGCCTGGACCTGCCTCTCGGATTCCGCGCTGCATATGACGAGATAGTCAGATACAGTGGAGAGCTTCTTGATATTCAGTATCACTACTTTCTCGGCCTTCTTGTCGAGGGCGAGCCTTGCGATCTCGAGCGCCTTCTTCTTTGGTTCCAGTTTAAGAGCTCCTTGATGGATTTTTGGGGGCCTCCCCCATTACGGACGGGCCGCCTAAGCGGCAGGCCCGGTCATCGATAAAGCTCATGCTCTTCTATGAGCTTAAGGACGCTCTCGGGCACGAGGTACCTTATCGAGAGCCCTTTGCGCACCTTCTCCCTTATGGCCGATGAAGAGATGTCCATAAGGGTCGTACTCAGGTAAGTTATAGAGATACCGGCGGAATTGACGTAAGCTCCGGTTTCCGAATCATACCAGAACTTACGGGCCACTTCAACCGGCAACACCTCCGCCGGTTTTTTGACCGGGTGCCCGGGCCTCGGCACGACTATGAGGCTTGCGAGGCCCAAAAGCTCCTCGTACTCATACCATGAGGTTATCTCGTTAAAAGAGTCGTTCCCTATTATGAGGCTCACGGAGGACCCGGGCCGCTCCCTCCTAAGCTCCCTCACGGTGTCGACGGTAAAAGACCTGCCCCCGCGCCGTATCTCGATATCCGAGACCTCGAAGCCGGGGTTCCCCTCAATCGCGCGCCTTACAAGCTCATGGCGCGCTTCAGGCGGCGTAAGCGACTCCCTCAGCTTATGCGGGGTTATGTGCGTGGGCACGAAGACCACGCGCTCGAACGAAAGCGCCTCCCTGGCCTCCTCAGCAATCCTCAGGTGGCCCAGGTGTATGGGATTGAACGTGCCCCCTAAAACCGCTACCCGCATTGAAGCTCTCTCAAGGAATTTGAGTGCTGATTTCGGTGGATATGCTATCCCATAGGGTCTCTGCTGTCAACGGTTAAGGGTGCTGCCCCTTCCTTCCATTTCCTTTCCGCATATAGTAAAATTTCGTTAAAGGAGACATTTTATATGGAACTTGAGCTTTTCGATGAAGGCCGAAGTGGGCTCAACCCCGCCCCTCTTGCCGAAAGGATGCGGCCAAAGGACCTTTCGGGCTTCATAGGGCAGGAGCACCTCATTGGAGAGGGGAAGCTCCTGGACAGGGTGATAAAAAAGGGCGACCTCCCCTCCCTGATCCTCTGGGGGCCGCCCGGCACAGGGAAGACCACCATCGCCAGGATAGCGGCCGAGGCCTCGAAATCGGAATTTCTGGAGTTTTCGGCGGTCCTCTCGGGCGTGAAGGAGATTCGGGAGGTAATAAAGGTTGCAAAGGAAAACCTCCGGCGCGGCAAAAAGACCGTCCTTTTCGTGGACGAGATACACAGGTTCAACAAGGCGCAGCAGGACGCGTTCCTGCATAGCGTGGAGGACGGCACCATAACCCTCATAGGGGCGACGACCGAGAACCCGTCTTTCGAGGTGAACGCGCCGCTCCTTTCGAGGTGCAAGGTGCTGGTGCTCGAATCCCTCTCCTCCGGGGCGCTCAGGGAGATACTGGGTCGCGCCATGAAGGACAAAGAGCGCGGTCTCGGCAAATTCAGGGCCGAGCTTGAGGAGGGCGTCGTCGATTTCCTCTCCGAGATATCGGCGGGAGACGCGAGGACGGCGCTAAACGCCCTTGAGGCCGCCTACATGCTTGCCGAGCCTGACCCCGAAGGGGTCAGGCATATAAGCCTGAAGGCCGCCGAGGAAGCGGTGCAGAGGAAGGCCATCCTATACGACAAGGGCGGGGAGGAGCACTATAACGTCATCTCTGCCTTCATAAAATCCATGCGGGGGAGCGACCCGCACGCTGCAATCTACTGGCTCGCAAGGATGGTCGAGGCGGGCGAGGACCCGCTCTTTATCGCGAGGCGCATGGTAATATTCGCATCCGAAGACATCGGTAACGCCGACCCAGCTGCCCTGAGGCTCGCGATCGACGTAAAGGACGCGGTCGACTTCGTGGGGATGCCCGAGGGCTGGATACCGCTGGCGCACGGGGTCGCCTATCTCGCGACAGCCCCGAAATCCAACGCCTCGTATCTCGCCTATCTCGAAGCCGCTGGAGACGTAAGGAAGCACGGCGCCCTCCCGGCGCCGCTCCATATAAGGAACGCGCCCACAAGCCTCATGAAAGGCCTCGGCTACGGCAAGGGCTACAAGTACCCGCACAGCTTCAAGGACGCGGAGGTCGAGCAGGAATACCTGCCCGAGACCCTTAAGGGCAGCATTTATTACAGGCCGAATGAGAGGGGAAATGAAATCGAAATCGCCGAGAGGATGAGAAGGAAAGGGAAAAAGGAGCAAAAATAAGGAGTTTAAAAATCAAGATTTGCCATGGATAAGTCCGTGACCCAGGTCACGGACTTAAGAGACAAAAAAACGATAGAAGGAAAGGAGAGGTTTAAAAAAAGTAAAAATCGGCTTTTCAGTAAACCGGTTCTTTTCAAAACCTCACATCACAATTTCCAGCCCGGTCCCGCACCACGACTGAAATAGAATAGAAAGGAAGGCGCCATGAAGAGATACGCGCTCTTGGCTGCGGGTCCCAAGGGCAGGAAGCTCACGGAACTCTTCTGCTCGCTCAAGGATAGCGGGTGCCTGGTCGGGGATTCCATAATATCGTCCTTTGGCGGCCACTTTGCGGCAGTAATCGAAGTAATCGGAAAGGACCGGAAGACCCTTGTAAGGGCCGTAAACAGGGTAAAGGGCCTGTTGACCCTGAAATCAAAGGAGCTTGCAATCGAAAAAAGCCGGACCTTCGGAAACGTGCATATCATGCTACACGGCCCGAACAGGCCCGACGCCCTCTACATGGTCTCGAAGCTCCTTGACGGCTCCAAGGCGGCAGTGACCTGCATTGAGTCCAAGTCCGATTCAGGGGGCATGCTATTCGCGGTAACGATAGAGGCCTATTGCCCTTCCAGCTCCGCCCGGAAAAAGCTTGAGGGCCAGGTCCATTCACTTGCCCGGCGGCTCGGCGTGAAATCCTCTGTAAGCTTCCTGGACTCGGACGAGATCCCCTGATTTCACATGTCTACCTTTTCGCACCAGATTATGCCTATGAAACAAGGCCGTTCCGCCCGCAAGGGCATTGTCAACCTATTCTATGTTTAAGTTGACAATGCCCTTGCGCTATGCTATTCAAATCCTGGGAACATACTTCAAATAATTGGAGGCAGCCTCTAAAAAATCAGAGCTTTTTCCCGCAGAGTCCTGGGAAAAGATCAATTTTAGAAGGCTGCCTGGAAAGACAATGGAAACCATACTGAAGACCGCCCTTGAAAAGGGCCTCTCGGGCGAAGGCCTCTCCGAAGGCGAGGCCCTTGAGTTTGCAAGCCTGCCGGATTCGTCCATTTACGAATCACTCGCAATTACCGAGAAAGTCAGGCGCCGTCACAAGGGGGTCGAGGTAAACCTCTGCGCCATCGTAAACGCAAAGAGCGGCCTGTGCAAGGAGGACTGCTCCTTCTGCTCCCAATCCGTCAAGTACCCCACGGGAGCGGCCGAATACCCCATGTCCGGGCCATCCGAGATCATCGGCGCGGCAATAGAAGCGGCAAGGACCGGGGCGCGCGAGTTCTCGATAGTCGCAAGCGGCACCCGGATAGAGAAGGAGAAGGACATATCCGCGCTTTCCGAAGCCATAAGAGGGATGCGGGGCATGGAGCTTGAGAGCTGCGCCTCGCTCGGCATGCTCACGAGAGATACCCTGAAGAAATTAAAAGAGAGCGGGCTTGAGAGCTACCACCACAACCTCGAGACCGGTCGGAGCTTCTTTCCAAAGGTTTGCACGACACACGAATACGAAGAGGACGTTGCGGTTATAAAGGCAGCCAAGGAACTCGGGTTTCACGTCTGCTCGGGCGGCATATTCGGGCTCGGAGAGGGCTGGGATGTGAGGATAGAGCTACTTTCCACCTTAAGGGAGCTTGAGGTCGATTCCATCCCCATAAACTTCCTGAACCCCAGGCCGGGCACGCCGCTCGAAGGGGCGAGCTACCTTACCCCGATAGAGTGCCTGAAGATAATAGCCCTCGCGAGGCTCATGCTCCCTGCGAGGGACATAATAATCTGCGGCGGCAGGCAGGTGAACCTCCGCGACCTGCAGCCCCTCATATTCGCGGCAGGCGCGAACGGCATGATGATAGGCAACTACCTCACCACACCCGGGCGGGCCCCTGAAGAAGACCTCCGGATGCTCTCGGACCTGGGCCTCAGGCCCCGCGGCTACAAGTAATCTTTATATAGCAGCTTTCTAAAACTCCGTTTTTATCCAGGCTGCTCAAAAAGCTCCAGATGCGAGGCCCCACTGGAACAGGGGAGCAAGGAATGAGGCGTACTTTTCGTGTACGCCGGAGTGTCCAGCGACGTAGCCTTCGACGCAGATGGACTTTTTCAGTAGCCTGATAGATGAACCCCATGCTCAAATACATAGATGAAGAGCTATTGAGGCTCGACTCCCTGGGCCTTTTGCGGAAGCTCAAGACCGTTCACGGGCCGCAGGGGCCGAGGGGCGTCGTGAACGGCAGGGAAGCGCTTATAATGTGCTCTAATGATTACCTGGGCCTTGCCGGACACCCGCTCGTAAAGGAGGCCGCAATCGAGGCCGTCAGGAAGTGGGGGGCCGGGGCCGGGGCGTCGAGGCTCGTATCAGGCACAATGGAGCCCCATGTAATGCTCGAAGGGCGGATAACGGCCTTCAAAAAGGCCGAGGCCGCGCTCCTATTCAATTCCGGCTATAATGCGAACCTCGGCGTCATCTCCGCCCTTATGGACAGGTCCTCCGAGGTATTCTCGGATAAACTTAATCATGCGTCCATCGTGGACGCCTGCGTACTCAGCCGGGCCAAGGCCAGGAGATACCCTTCAAGGGACGTAAACGCCCTTGAAAGGCTCCTCAAGGCTTCGAAGGCTAAAAGAAAGCTGATAGCCACCGACAGCGTCTTCAGCATGGACGGGACCATAGCGCCATTGAACGATATTACAGGACTCCTCGATAAATACGGGGCCATGCTCCTTGTCGATGACGCGCACTCAACCGGCGTCCTCGGCCCCGGAGGCCGCGGGAGCCTCGAGCATTTCAGCATCAGCCACCCGGCTGTAATCGTAATGGGCACTCTCGGCAAGGCGCTCGGCTCATTCGGAGCGTTCGTGACAGGGGGCCGCGCCTTGATAGGCCTCCTGGTCTCGAAGGCACGGCCGTTCATCTACACGACCGCCCTTCCACCCTCGGTCTGCGGCGCGGCCATGAAGGCGTTCGATATCGTGGAGAACGAGCCCGGCCTCAGGCAAAGGCTCTGGGAGAATACGGCAAGGCTCAAGGAAGGCCTTTTGGGTTTGGGGCTCGACACACTGGGGAGCGAAACGCCCATTGTGCCGGTAAAGCTCGGCGCAGCAAAAAAGGCAATGGACATATCGGACAGGCTCCTTGAAAGGGGCGTCTTCATACAGGCCATCAGGCCTCCGACCGTGCCCGAGGGGACCTCGCGCCTCCGGATGACATTGTCCGCATCGCACACCGCGGAGGACGTCGATTCCGTGCTCTCCGCGCTGAGGGATGCCCTCTATGGCTGAGGGCGGCTTAGTATTCGTCCACGGATGGGCGACAGACAGCCGGTCCTGGGACGCGGCAACGGAAAGGCTCGGGAGCGGACATATAACGGTAAATCTGCCCGGCCACGGCGGCCAAAGGGCCTGGGACGAACCTACCCTTGCCCCGGCAATAAGGGAGCTATCGGAGCGCACGCAAGGCCTCAGGGACGCGGTCGGCATAGGATGGTCACTCGGCGCGGAGGTGCTTATTGCGGCATATCCGGCTCTTAAGGAAAGGTTCCGCGCCCTCATACTCGTCGGCTCGACCCCGTGCTTCGTTGCAAAGGATGACTTCCCCTGGGGCCAGTCCAGGGCGCTCGTGAAACGCATGATAACGGACATGAAAAAAGACCCGGCCTCGACGGTCGAAAGGTTTTATAAGCTCAACTTCACGGACGAGGAGCTGGCTTCTGCCGGGGCCACGGCCTTTCTTGGGCGATACAGGTATCCGGGGCCGATATCCTGCGAAGGCCCGGTCCCCGGCTGTTTTCCGTCTTTCAGGTACGATGAAATAACCAGGGCGCTTGAGGCGCTTTACTCCGCTGACCTGAGGGACAGGCTAAAGGAAATAAACTTGCCGGTACTCCTCGTACACGGGGCGATGGACACCGTTTGCCCGCCAGGGGCCGCCGAGTACATGGCCGAAAAAATAAAAAACGCCAGGCTCGAAATAATGAGGGGGACCGGGCATGCGCCCTTCATTACAAAGCCCGATTCGTTCATGTCCGTCGTAAACGATTTTATTTCCTCATCGGGGTAGGTTTGCATGCTAAAGGCCTGTTTCGACAAATCAGCGGTCAGGAGGTCCTTTTCGCGGGCGGCATCCACCTACGACGAGTTCGCGGACTTTCAGTACGAAACCGCCAATAAAGTCTCGGCAGCGCTGAGAGAACTCCTTC encodes the following:
- a CDS encoding replication-associated recombination protein A, which gives rise to MELELFDEGRSGLNPAPLAERMRPKDLSGFIGQEHLIGEGKLLDRVIKKGDLPSLILWGPPGTGKTTIARIAAEASKSEFLEFSAVLSGVKEIREVIKVAKENLRRGKKTVLFVDEIHRFNKAQQDAFLHSVEDGTITLIGATTENPSFEVNAPLLSRCKVLVLESLSSGALREILGRAMKDKERGLGKFRAELEEGVVDFLSEISAGDARTALNALEAAYMLAEPDPEGVRHISLKAAEEAVQRKAILYDKGGEEHYNVISAFIKSMRGSDPHAAIYWLARMVEAGEDPLFIARRMVIFASEDIGNADPAALRLAIDVKDAVDFVGMPEGWIPLAHGVAYLATAPKSNASYLAYLEAAGDVRKHGALPAPLHIRNAPTSLMKGLGYGKGYKYPHSFKDAEVEQEYLPETLKGSIYYRPNERGNEIEIAERMRRKGKKEQK
- the rsfS gene encoding ribosome silencing factor, with protein sequence MEPKKKALEIARLALDKKAEKVVILNIKKLSTVSDYLVICSAESERQVQAIVNAVEEGLRKAGERPLGIEGAAEGKWALMDYNDVVVHVFLEHIRSFYDLEGLWAEAPATEVADKLKLSGAAKPGAKGGKKGPGKKGG
- a CDS encoding alpha/beta fold hydrolase, which codes for MAEGGLVFVHGWATDSRSWDAATERLGSGHITVNLPGHGGQRAWDEPTLAPAIRELSERTQGLRDAVGIGWSLGAEVLIAAYPALKERFRALILVGSTPCFVAKDDFPWGQSRALVKRMITDMKKDPASTVERFYKLNFTDEELASAGATAFLGRYRYPGPISCEGPVPGCFPSFRYDEITRALEALYSADLRDRLKEINLPVLLVHGAMDTVCPPGAAEYMAEKIKNARLEIMRGTGHAPFITKPDSFMSVVNDFISSSG
- a CDS encoding tetratricopeptide repeat protein — translated: MYTKVLLVVIILVLGAFFYLHTKNPGIVTFVVTSEYTYALPAALLVFFGFLAGVVLAVLNSLVADARRALKEMKERKEKKLLAQADENYRKGAELLVKGDTSSARELFEKAHAAKPNETGMIISLAETYMREDRPREAVKVLEKGFLNNPSSIGVLSSLARCATESGDAQRAAKALEEVVKLDPGNLYALRKLRDLRTREALWSDAAELQKKVMDSERNEELRKKEKKLLTGLLYESACVSMNEGRLTEALVRVKEALKNDDKFLPGHILLGEVLDRQGSSASAAKVWEKALARFSTPEPIILKLEDLCIKESAPERILERYNKEILTHSNGPNMRLLLARLYLRLEMVDNAIEELERLQNEGEEGFYHSVLLGEAYLRRKQGGRAAHLFHRALGLDREYSPHFRCSGCGSDVVSWKARCTSCGEWDTLVMRGLESQHRAPALRKLF
- the nadD gene encoding nicotinate-nucleotide adenylyltransferase yields the protein MRVAVLGGTFNPIHLGHLRIAEEAREALSFERVVFVPTHITPHKLRESLTPPEARHELVRRAIEGNPGFEVSDIEIRRGGRSFTVDTVRELRRERPGSSVSLIIGNDSFNEITSWYEYEELLGLASLIVVPRPGHPVKKPAEVLPVEVARKFWYDSETGAYVNSAGISITYLSTTLMDISSSAIREKVRKGLSIRYLVPESVLKLIEEHELYR
- a CDS encoding 23S rRNA (pseudouridine(1915)-N(3))-methyltransferase RlmH, producing the protein MKIVFISVGRMKKESLREAAAEYLKRIRRYAPVEAVEVKDEKAPAKAPREDVARGEGQRIIAKLMPGDYVVSLADTGTGMTSAGLAEFLSGIMSSGRKRLVFIVGGAWGLHKDVYDRSQMVLSLSSMTLPHDLARLVLYEQVYRGFTIMRNEPYSH
- the bioB gene encoding biotin synthase BioB, whose amino-acid sequence is METILKTALEKGLSGEGLSEGEALEFASLPDSSIYESLAITEKVRRRHKGVEVNLCAIVNAKSGLCKEDCSFCSQSVKYPTGAAEYPMSGPSEIIGAAIEAARTGAREFSIVASGTRIEKEKDISALSEAIRGMRGMELESCASLGMLTRDTLKKLKESGLESYHHNLETGRSFFPKVCTTHEYEEDVAVIKAAKELGFHVCSGGIFGLGEGWDVRIELLSTLRELEVDSIPINFLNPRPGTPLEGASYLTPIECLKIIALARLMLPARDIIICGGRQVNLRDLQPLIFAAGANGMMIGNYLTTPGRAPEEDLRMLSDLGLRPRGYK
- the bioF gene encoding 8-amino-7-oxononanoate synthase, yielding MLKYIDEELLRLDSLGLLRKLKTVHGPQGPRGVVNGREALIMCSNDYLGLAGHPLVKEAAIEAVRKWGAGAGASRLVSGTMEPHVMLEGRITAFKKAEAALLFNSGYNANLGVISALMDRSSEVFSDKLNHASIVDACVLSRAKARRYPSRDVNALERLLKASKAKRKLIATDSVFSMDGTIAPLNDITGLLDKYGAMLLVDDAHSTGVLGPGGRGSLEHFSISHPAVIVMGTLGKALGSFGAFVTGGRALIGLLVSKARPFIYTTALPPSVCGAAMKAFDIVENEPGLRQRLWENTARLKEGLLGLGLDTLGSETPIVPVKLGAAKKAMDISDRLLERGVFIQAIRPPTVPEGTSRLRMTLSASHTAEDVDSVLSALRDALYG
- the gpmI gene encoding 2,3-bisphosphoglycerate-independent phosphoglycerate mutase, with product MKKVCLIVLDGWGINQDNDSNAVLLASTPNYDRLVREYPVSTIDTSGFSVGLPEGQMGNSEVGHLTMGAGRVVYQELVRISKAIKEGELESRPMIDELASGLKRSGGALHLIGLLSDGGVHSHIEHLFGLLDIFRRKGVERVFIHAILDGRDTPPSSGAAYMESLLSYLAKSNSPARVATVCGRYYAMDRDNRWERVKKAYDAIAGGMGAAAEDPLEAVKAAYAREETDEFVQPTVLVREGRPVAPVSDGDAVLFFNFRSDRAREITRAFVDDGFTGFERKARPALSRFVCMTEYDQRLGLPVLFAPQALRNILADVLSSSGLRQFRVSETEKYAHVTFFFNGGREEPFEGEERLLIPSAQDVPTYDKKPEMRALEIAEAAAMKIREGRYSFMLMNFANCDMVGHTGVLDAAIKACEAVDRALGIVAGAAIENGWSVLITADHGNAEQMKDQSSGEVHTAHTTNLAPFILVDPDMKGTRLKHGGLDDVAPTILKLMGLPQPSEMTGKPLF